The genomic region TCTCAAGCACAGCTGCTACATACTCATCCACCGCTGTCTTTATTTCCTCTGAGTAGAACTGACTCTTGTGCATCTGCTTAAGGTTTTTGTTAAAAGCGGCTTTCTGGATGTGACCTAGGTGATGATGCAGATACAGCTCTGATAGCTCATGCATGAAAGTTCCCTCCATGGCATAGGGGCTGGTGGTATCCTCTATCTCTTCTTCCAGCCTGACACTCGGGCTGCAGTGGAGCCATCTGTGAGCCCCTGAAGCGGAAAGCAAAGCATGAGCCGCCATTAAATCTCACCGGCTTTCTCTAGGATCTCTGCATACTTGTCTTCCGGAATATCACTGAGCTTCTTAGCACCAAAGCCAGTTATGAGCTCTTTGACTTCTTTTTGCTTTCCACTTTGCGATAGTGCGGCGAGTGCACCCCTGACTTCCTTAAAGCTAGGCTTCTTATTTTTTGTTACCACTTCTGCACCATCTACCTGTTGCTCTTTTGCTAATGCTTCAATGCTGTCTGCCAATTTCCTAAGATCCCTTGCAACTTGAAGGGTAGCTTTCATGGCCCACACCTCCTTCCTTTAGTTCTTTGATCTCCACTGTCTCGACTGAATCACCGGGTGTAATCACAAGTAGACCCACATTTTTCCCTAGTAACCAATCAAGCATTTTACTTCGGACGGTTTTCTTGCTGCTTTCAATAACAGGGTTTTTGTCGCTACCGGACTTTGTCACATTGATCGTGACTTTGTGTTTAAGGCTCATTTTCGGACTCCTTTCCAGGGGCGATTAATTTACCCCTCATCAATAAGCGAAAATAATAGACTATTCGAACCCCTTTTTATGAAAAGTTTTTTCTTAATTTTGCATGGATCTTTTTTAGCCGTTTCCGGATTGCCGCTTCCGTTACGCCTTCTTCAGCGGCGATGTCTGTGTTGGAACGCTTGTCCATATATACTTTCTTAAACAGTTCTTTCTGCTGCGGTAAAAGACACTCCATAGCTTGAGTAAGTTTACCCAGCATTTCTTGATGTTCGCCTTCTTCCTCCGCTTCAATATAAATGCTCTCAGGGTTTAAACTTTCATCTGCTAGGTATTTGTTGCGATCATCTACTGATTCATTTTCTTTGTCTTTGTAGGCATCCAGATGGGTAGTAACTCTGTAATTATAGCGACGCTGCTTGTCCACTTCATTGTCGTCAATAGAATGAAGAAGTTCGATGTCTGCTTCGGTAACTCCATTTTCCCCTGGAGTAATAACGATTTGTCCCCCTTCAGCGGGATAATAGATGTAATTTGTTCTCTTCTTTTGGCTTGTTTTGTACTTTTTTAACATGTTTTGCACCCTTTCCGTCCTGCATTGGACGGCAGAATGCAAAAAGAGTCTGTGGTGAAGATGTCCACAGACTCCGCTTGTCCTAAAAATGGGCGCACGAAATCACGGTGGGTGCATCTCCACTCCTAGCAAGGCTTTAATACCATGCTCAGAAGTCTTATGCATCCCGCCGTCCGTATGCGCACTAGGACATTGAGATATTATTTAGAAAGCAACACTGCTTATCTATAACTAAAGTAACACGGATTTTTTTATAAAAATGGACATGCCATGTCCCGTCAAAATCCGTGCAAATAAAAAAGCCGGAGTTATCCTTTTTCAGCCTTT from Proteinivorax hydrogeniformans harbors:
- a CDS encoding sigma-70 family RNA polymerase sigma factor yields the protein MLKKYKTSQKKRTNYIYYPAEGGQIVITPGENGVTEADIELLHSIDDNEVDKQRRYNYRVTTHLDAYKDKENESVDDRNKYLADESLNPESIYIEAEEEGEHQEMLGKLTQAMECLLPQQKELFKKVYMDKRSNTDIAAEEGVTEAAIRKRLKKIHAKLRKNFS